The Molothrus ater isolate BHLD 08-10-18 breed brown headed cowbird chromosome 1, BPBGC_Mater_1.1, whole genome shotgun sequence genome includes a window with the following:
- the PSMG2 gene encoding proteasome assembly chaperone 2 gives MFIPCDRGGGSAAPDFKGFTLLMPAVSVGNVGQLAIDLVISTLDMTKVGYFYTDCLVPMVGNNPYATAEENSVELSINAEVYSLPSKKLVVLQIRSPFIKNKYRPFCETLLSWVKSSKCARVVLLSSSHAYQRDDEQLLGTPLRYLLTPALEKAVGGHMKELNWKEMEKVAAYPGINDTDKVLHIPGGGITKLLFTESCSEGIQMAVLLKFCSEGDNIPDAFVLVNYLNEWLQLIKSESNNSSDPSSQWKIPSSWRLLFGNGLPPALF, from the exons ATGTTCATTCCGTGCGACCGCGGCGGGGGCTCGGCCGCCCCCGACTTTAAAGGCTTCACTCTGCTCATG CCAGCAGTGTCCGTGGGGAATGTCGGTCAGTTGGCAATAGATCTGGTGATTTCCACACTTGACATGACTAAAGTTGGTTACTTCTACACTGATTGCCTGGTGCCAATGGTTGGAAATAATCCATATgcaacagcagaggaaaactcaGTGGAGCTGAGTATAAATGCTGAAG TGTACTCCTTACCTTCAAAGAAACTTGTAGTTCTGCAGATCAGATCACCTTTTATAAAG AACAAGTACAGGCCATTCTGTGAAACCCTGCTTTCTTGGGTGAAGAGCAGCAAATGTGCCAGGGTTGTCCTTCTGTCCAGCAGCCACGCATACCAGCGTGATGATGAGCAGCTTCTGGG GACACCACTGCGCTACctgctcacacccgctctgGAGAAAGCAGTTGGAGGCCACATGAAGGAGCTAAactggaaagaaatggaaaaagtaGCAGCTTATCCTGGAATAAATGATACAGACAAAGTTCTGCATATACCTGGAGGTGGCATCACAAAACTATTGTTTACTGAGAG CTGTTCAGAGGGAATCCAGATGGCAGTTCTTCTGAAATTTTGCTCAGAAGGAGACAACATCCCTGATGCATTTGTTCTTGTTAACTATCTTAATGAATGGCTCCAGCTAATTAAAAGTGAA AGCAACAATTCCTCAGATCCTTCTTCACAGTGGAAGATACCGAGTTCCTGGCGCCTCCTTTTTGGCAATGGTCTCCCACCTGCCCTCTTCTGA